Proteins encoded within one genomic window of Patescibacteria group bacterium:
- a CDS encoding cytochrome c biogenesis protein CcdA — translation METLLQDALSGGSALAILLAFAAGLLSVATPCVLPMVTITLGTLGVTRSTSRRQAIIRSACYLAGIVAAFTALGLFFSLTGQVFGSLLGSPAVIVGIAAVFVLLAAGSFELYEPRLPGFIANRLSGRSGQGWLGALAAGLVAGLVAVPCIGPVLAGLLAFVAIGRDAIWGAALLAAYALGFGLPFFLVGVFALRLPKSGPWIRAVKSVFGLALLLAAFWFLRGVFPILQRPADLDLGIAFLGLGLILGAIHLHFDGDWRIKLRKLVGIKLFIVGAILILNHCLLIQENGWCQQSPDHNCLAEACAANQTTLVVFGANWCPYCRLLEKETLADPQVQRALANYGRVHVDTDANPELAQANGVSGIPVIIFFDGACQPTDDRIIGFVTPSELLEFLQKFER, via the coding sequence ATGGAAACTCTGCTCCAGGACGCCCTGAGCGGCGGCTCAGCCCTAGCCATACTATTGGCTTTCGCGGCCGGTCTGTTGTCGGTCGCGACCCCGTGCGTACTCCCTATGGTGACCATCACCCTGGGAACGCTCGGTGTCACGCGTTCGACCTCGCGCCGCCAGGCGATCATCCGCAGCGCCTGTTATCTCGCTGGCATCGTCGCCGCTTTCACCGCTCTCGGGCTGTTCTTCAGCCTGACCGGCCAGGTCTTCGGTTCGCTCCTCGGCTCGCCGGCGGTGATCGTCGGTATCGCGGCGGTCTTCGTGTTGCTCGCGGCCGGCTCGTTCGAACTCTACGAACCGCGCCTGCCCGGCTTCATCGCCAACCGGCTCTCCGGCCGCAGCGGCCAAGGCTGGCTCGGCGCTCTCGCGGCCGGACTCGTCGCCGGCCTCGTCGCCGTCCCCTGCATCGGTCCGGTGCTCGCTGGCCTCCTGGCCTTCGTCGCCATCGGACGCGACGCGATCTGGGGAGCGGCGCTGCTCGCCGCTTACGCCCTCGGCTTCGGCCTGCCGTTCTTCCTGGTCGGCGTCTTCGCGCTTCGTCTGCCGAAGAGCGGTCCCTGGATCCGCGCCGTCAAAAGCGTCTTCGGCCTCGCCTTGCTCCTAGCGGCATTCTGGTTCCTGCGCGGGGTCTTCCCGATCCTGCAGCGACCGGCCGACCTGGACCTCGGCATCGCATTCCTCGGCCTCGGCCTGATCCTGGGCGCGATCCACCTGCACTTCGACGGCGACTGGCGGATCAAACTACGCAAACTTGTCGGCATCAAGCTGTTCATCGTGGGCGCCATCCTCATCCTGAATCACTGCTTGCTGATCCAGGAAAATGGCTGGTGCCAACAGAGCCCGGACCACAACTGTCTGGCCGAAGCCTGCGCCGCGAATCAGACGACCCTGGTCGTCTTCGGCGCCAACTGGTGTCCTTACTGCCGACTGCTCGAAAAAGAGACGCTTGCCGATCCGCAAGTACAGCGCGCGCTGGCGAACTACGGACGCGTCCATGTCGACACCGACGCTAACCCGGAACTGGCGCAAGCGAACGGCGTCAGCGGCATTCCCGTCATCATCTTTTTTGATGGCGCCTGCCAGCCTACAGACGACCGCATCATCGGTTTCGTGACTCCGTCCGAATTGCTCGAGTTCCTGCAGAAATTCGAGCGCTGA
- a CDS encoding NUDIX hydrolase, whose amino-acid sequence MPKLICQVGKKTQRFRYSEPRAERRGFLNIMSFQASNEKHRHELMDRGHAVAIMAVDVGRHEVVLIEQPRHARAFVDTASGRAQMKTVLKGRPGRAFTCAPKDVLSLEIPAGIIEPGEEPLAAALRELHEETGYRLPAERLHRINRFYPTMGGCTETITGYLAVIDGVNGKPRACGDGNETLSVWRYSWDEAFQAVDEGRIEAATSIIMLDWLRIYALEKKSGCGGCSSCG is encoded by the coding sequence ATGCCCAAACTCATCTGCCAGGTCGGAAAAAAAACTCAGCGCTTCCGCTACAGTGAACCGCGCGCCGAACGCCGCGGCTTCCTGAACATCATGTCGTTCCAGGCCTCGAACGAAAAACATCGCCACGAGCTCATGGATCGCGGCCACGCGGTCGCCATCATGGCCGTTGATGTCGGCCGGCACGAGGTCGTCCTGATCGAACAGCCGCGGCACGCCCGGGCTTTCGTGGACACGGCCTCCGGCCGCGCACAGATGAAGACCGTCCTGAAAGGCCGGCCGGGCCGCGCCTTCACCTGCGCCCCCAAGGATGTGCTGAGCCTGGAGATCCCCGCCGGCATCATCGAGCCCGGAGAGGAACCGCTCGCCGCGGCGCTCCGCGAGCTTCACGAAGAGACCGGCTATCGCCTGCCGGCCGAACGTCTGCACCGGATCAACCGTTTTTATCCCACCATGGGCGGCTGCACGGAAACGATCACTGGCTACCTGGCGGTGATTGACGGCGTGAACGGCAAACCGCGCGCTTGCGGCGACGGCAACGAAACCCTTTCGGTCTGGCGCTATTCCTGGGATGAAGCTTTCCAGGCCGTTGACGAAGGCCGGATCGAAGCCGCGACCTCGATCATCATGCTGGACTGGCTGCGGATCTACGCGCTCGAAAAAAAGAGCGGCTGCGGCGGCTGCTCTTCGTGCGGCTAA
- a CDS encoding sulfite exporter TauE/SafE family protein yields MRQINLYFRDYSSDQLRALDDAAGSSSGVVRVDVWSDHAEIVVDSQAAVQTCLDRLARKGFVFERQTVVDVGAENASGAFEVSIKGMTCRSCEILIEKRFGSLPGVAAVEADSATGTARVKFNGDRRQIVGQLGSALSGTAYAVATVGKVGSVAPVPVERPSVVEAAGYLLLASVIGWIMVRTGIFASRATPNGQVGLADAVILGLVAGVSSCIAVSAGLLIAAVGRARQNGRSGLRLAAFFVVGRTLAYGIFGGLIGLLGKILLPSPLVTGLLVAAASLLMLVAGLELMEIAPSWLKRALPAMPKAVSHRLTDLGQLPVWIAPGLLGAATFFLPCGFTQSLQIYALSTRSFGGGALVLAGFAVGTAPALLAFGWLAGPLASGSRWRRPLLRAAGALVIVMGLMTLKSGLTLTGLPLTFGSGTSTTVVRDDQAAALPAIVDGKQVIKMVIGANGAAYEPDTFTVQAGIPVRWEIDQHSRSGCLAYVVSAPLGINAPLGYGANVVEFTPTNPGRFVFSCSMGMYTGIINVVSGK; encoded by the coding sequence ATGCGACAGATCAATTTGTATTTCCGTGATTATAGTTCGGACCAGTTGCGGGCTCTTGATGATGCGGCTGGTTCTTCGTCCGGAGTCGTCCGGGTTGACGTCTGGTCCGATCATGCCGAGATCGTGGTTGACAGCCAGGCGGCTGTTCAAACTTGTCTTGATCGCCTGGCGCGCAAGGGTTTTGTTTTCGAGCGTCAGACGGTCGTTGATGTCGGGGCGGAGAACGCCAGCGGGGCGTTCGAGGTCAGCATCAAAGGCATGACTTGCCGCAGTTGCGAGATCCTGATCGAAAAAAGATTCGGTTCGCTGCCTGGCGTAGCCGCAGTCGAGGCTGATTCGGCGACCGGGACCGCGCGGGTCAAATTCAACGGCGACCGGCGGCAGATCGTCGGTCAGCTCGGCTCGGCGCTTTCCGGCACTGCCTATGCCGTGGCGACGGTTGGCAAGGTCGGTTCCGTTGCGCCCGTGCCGGTCGAACGCCCATCAGTGGTGGAGGCCGCCGGCTACTTATTGCTCGCCTCGGTCATTGGTTGGATCATGGTCAGAACCGGCATTTTCGCTAGCCGGGCGACTCCGAACGGACAGGTCGGTCTCGCGGACGCCGTGATCCTGGGTCTCGTGGCCGGGGTTTCTTCCTGCATCGCTGTTTCCGCCGGTTTGCTTATCGCGGCTGTGGGTCGCGCTCGTCAGAACGGCAGATCCGGCCTGCGTTTGGCTGCTTTTTTCGTCGTCGGACGAACGTTGGCTTATGGGATCTTTGGCGGCCTGATCGGTCTGCTCGGAAAGATCCTGCTGCCTTCGCCGCTCGTGACCGGACTTCTGGTCGCCGCGGCATCGCTGCTCATGCTCGTTGCCGGTCTGGAACTGATGGAGATCGCGCCGTCGTGGCTCAAGCGGGCGCTGCCGGCCATGCCCAAGGCGGTTTCGCATCGGCTGACTGATCTGGGACAACTGCCGGTCTGGATCGCTCCGGGACTGCTTGGTGCGGCGACTTTTTTTCTGCCCTGCGGTTTCACTCAGTCATTGCAGATCTACGCCTTGTCAACGAGATCGTTTGGCGGCGGCGCTTTGGTCCTGGCTGGTTTCGCCGTCGGTACGGCGCCGGCTCTCCTGGCGTTCGGCTGGCTGGCCGGACCCCTGGCTTCGGGCAGCCGCTGGCGTCGTCCACTCTTGCGCGCGGCCGGTGCTTTGGTGATCGTAATGGGTCTCATGACTCTGAAGAGCGGCTTGACCCTGACCGGACTGCCGTTAACTTTCGGATCAGGAACGTCCACTACCGTGGTCCGGGATGATCAGGCTGCCGCTTTGCCGGCGATCGTTGATGGCAAGCAGGTCATCAAGATGGTCATCGGAGCCAACGGAGCGGCTTACGAACCGGATACATTCACGGTTCAAGCCGGCATCCCGGTGCGTTGGGAGATCGACCAGCACAGCCGCTCGGGCTGCTTGGCTTATGTCGTTTCTGCGCCGCTCGGCATCAACGCGCCGCTCGGGTACGGCGCCAATGTCGTCGAATTTACGCCGACGAATCCCGGACGCTTCGTCTTCAGCTGCTCGATGGGCATGTACACCGGGATCATTAACGTCGTTTCAGGAAAATGA
- a CDS encoding heavy metal translocating P-type ATPase — MNKTRLSIAGMHCASCAMSIEGGLKGLEGVSEASVNFASGSAVITHDPNKTKEKDLRSVIEGLGYKLIEAGGPDLSRRMSQELSESAYRAGAALLLSLPVIFLAMTGWPLPNAWGEIGLSAWIQMGLTIVIVFWYGRDFHIGALQRLRHLTTNMDTLISIGTIAAFGYSVSEMFHGRSELYFDSAAAIAAFVLLGRYLENKSRGRASAAVEKLVTLGVKQARRLKTDGSFEEVAVELVKVGDSLLVKPGEKFPLDGRVLKGDSSVDESMLTGESLPVGKHLGDSVYGSTINRSGAIMMEVMKTGEDTILAQIVKAVGEAMDRKPPIQKLADRVAGIFVPMVMVISAATLVGWYFATGNFGSALMPAVAVLVVACPCALGLATPTAVMVGTGVSARLGILIKNSESLEKAAAIDTVVFDKTGTLTEGRPAITDVNVCSAAITPEEVLRLAASLEFNSVHPLARAVVEEAKRHDALLTDVFNFEELPGRGVTGNVDGRALAVGSGRLGSHDRSYTEAEAACHTAQLEIAGKTVLRLYIAGALVGAIGVADRPKEDAAAAIKELKRSGLAVAMITGDNSITARAVGAEIGIEDVSAEIMPAAKAHEINLMREAGKRTAFVGDGINDAPALAQSDLGIAIGTGTDIAIEAGDIVLMSGRPSKVVEALELSRLTFRVIRQNLFWAFFYNMLAVPIAALGLLTPMVASLAMAFSSVSVVVNSLFIARYRPKVLPRP; from the coding sequence ATGAACAAGACCAGATTATCCATTGCGGGCATGCATTGCGCTTCTTGCGCCATGAGTATCGAAGGCGGTCTCAAGGGTCTTGAAGGCGTGTCCGAGGCCAGTGTCAATTTTGCTTCGGGATCAGCCGTGATCACGCATGATCCGAACAAGACCAAGGAGAAAGATCTCCGTTCAGTCATCGAGGGGCTGGGTTACAAATTGATTGAAGCCGGCGGACCGGATCTGAGCCGGCGCATGTCGCAGGAATTATCCGAGTCGGCTTATCGGGCCGGAGCGGCGCTTCTTTTATCGTTGCCGGTGATCTTCCTGGCCATGACCGGCTGGCCGCTGCCGAACGCCTGGGGCGAGATCGGTTTGTCGGCTTGGATCCAGATGGGGCTGACCATAGTCATTGTCTTTTGGTATGGCCGCGATTTCCACATCGGTGCGCTGCAGCGTCTGCGGCATCTGACGACGAATATGGACACGCTCATCTCTATCGGCACGATTGCCGCTTTCGGTTACAGCGTGTCGGAGATGTTTCATGGACGGTCGGAATTATATTTCGATTCCGCCGCGGCCATCGCCGCCTTCGTCCTGCTCGGCCGGTATCTGGAGAATAAGAGCCGCGGCCGCGCTTCGGCGGCCGTGGAAAAATTGGTGACGCTCGGCGTCAAGCAGGCGCGGCGTCTCAAAACCGACGGTTCGTTCGAAGAGGTCGCGGTGGAGCTGGTCAAGGTCGGCGACAGCCTGTTGGTCAAGCCGGGAGAAAAATTTCCGCTCGACGGCCGGGTGCTCAAAGGCGATTCCTCCGTTGATGAATCCATGCTGACCGGCGAAAGCCTGCCGGTGGGCAAACATCTGGGCGATTCCGTTTACGGCAGCACGATCAATCGGAGCGGAGCGATCATGATGGAGGTCATGAAGACCGGTGAAGATACCATCCTGGCGCAGATCGTGAAAGCTGTCGGCGAAGCGATGGACCGCAAACCGCCCATTCAGAAATTAGCCGATCGGGTCGCCGGGATTTTCGTGCCGATGGTCATGGTGATCTCCGCGGCCACGCTGGTCGGCTGGTATTTCGCGACCGGTAATTTCGGCTCGGCGCTGATGCCGGCCGTGGCCGTCCTGGTCGTGGCTTGTCCGTGCGCTCTGGGTTTGGCCACGCCGACCGCGGTCATGGTGGGCACCGGCGTTAGCGCGCGTCTCGGCATTCTTATCAAGAACAGCGAGTCGCTCGAGAAAGCGGCCGCCATCGATACCGTGGTCTTCGACAAGACCGGCACTTTGACCGAAGGCCGGCCGGCCATCACGGACGTCAATGTCTGCAGTGCGGCGATAACGCCTGAAGAGGTGTTGCGGCTCGCGGCTTCCTTGGAGTTCAATTCCGTCCACCCGTTGGCGAGAGCGGTGGTCGAAGAGGCTAAGCGGCACGATGCCTTGCTGACCGATGTCTTTAATTTTGAAGAATTGCCTGGCCGCGGCGTGACCGGGAATGTGGATGGCCGCGCGCTGGCCGTCGGCTCCGGACGTTTGGGCAGCCACGACCGGTCCTACACCGAAGCGGAGGCTGCTTGCCATACGGCCCAGCTGGAGATCGCTGGCAAGACGGTCTTGAGGCTTTACATTGCCGGTGCGTTGGTCGGGGCGATCGGCGTAGCTGACCGTCCGAAAGAGGATGCCGCCGCCGCGATCAAAGAACTCAAACGCAGCGGTCTCGCGGTCGCCATGATCACCGGCGACAACTCTATTACCGCCAGGGCCGTCGGCGCGGAGATCGGCATCGAGGATGTCTCGGCCGAAATCATGCCAGCCGCCAAGGCTCACGAGATCAATCTGATGCGCGAGGCTGGCAAGCGGACGGCTTTCGTCGGCGATGGCATCAATGACGCGCCGGCGCTGGCGCAATCCGATCTCGGTATCGCGATCGGGACCGGGACTGACATTGCCATCGAGGCTGGCGACATCGTGCTCATGAGCGGTCGGCCTTCGAAGGTCGTCGAGGCTCTGGAGTTGTCCCGGCTGACTTTCCGGGTCATCCGCCAGAATCTGTTCTGGGCATTCTTCTATAATATGTTGGCCGTACCGATTGCCGCCCTGGGTCTGCTCACGCCGATGGTGGCCTCGCTGGCCATGGCTTTCTCCTCCGTCTCCGTCGTGGTCAATTCCCTGTTCATCGCCCGGTATCGTCCGAAGGTGTTGCCGCGTCCCTGA